In a single window of the Saccharothrix australiensis genome:
- a CDS encoding SDR family oxidoreductase translates to MGEGVFLITGASRGIGLATAQLAAEAGYRLVLTARDIGELAERAARLGGPDRVWVASCDVRAWEQLAALVGRVEEEWGRLDVVFANAGTSVVTSFTSSQGAPPSQWSDMVLTNVCGPAFTARAALPALIRSGGHLVLTGSAAGRGVRPGNLYAATKWAVTGLAQAIRAECVGTGVRVTLVQPGLTDTGGIPASRLGDPKLAPADVARAVLYAVSQPSTVDVNEILVRPAGQDAYR, encoded by the coding sequence ATGGGCGAAGGGGTATTCCTCATCACCGGGGCCTCCCGCGGCATCGGGCTGGCCACCGCGCAGCTCGCGGCCGAGGCGGGCTACCGGCTGGTGCTGACCGCGCGGGACATCGGGGAGCTGGCCGAACGGGCCGCGCGGCTGGGCGGTCCGGACCGGGTCTGGGTGGCGTCCTGCGACGTGCGGGCGTGGGAGCAGCTCGCCGCGCTGGTGGGCCGGGTCGAGGAGGAGTGGGGCCGGCTGGACGTGGTGTTCGCGAACGCGGGCACCAGCGTCGTCACCTCGTTCACGTCCTCGCAGGGCGCGCCGCCGTCGCAGTGGAGCGACATGGTGCTGACCAACGTGTGCGGCCCGGCGTTCACGGCGCGGGCCGCGCTGCCCGCGCTGATCCGCAGCGGCGGCCACCTGGTGCTGACCGGGTCGGCGGCCGGGCGCGGCGTGCGGCCGGGCAACCTGTACGCCGCGACCAAGTGGGCGGTCACCGGGCTGGCGCAGGCGATCCGCGCCGAGTGCGTCGGCACGGGCGTCCGGGTGACGCTCGTGCAGCCCGGCCTGACCGACACCGGCGGCATCCCGGCGTCCCGGCTGGGCGACCCGAAGCTCGCGCCCGCCGACGTCGCGCGGGCCGTGCTGTACGCGGTGTCCCAGCCGTCCACTGTGGACGTCAACGAGATCCTGGTGCGGCCGGCGGGTCAGGACGCGTACCGGTGA
- a CDS encoding glycoside hydrolase family 19 protein, with translation MSRIRVVAAIATIVVGAALTVAVATTTATAATCATAWSPSTAYTGGATASHNGHNWSAKWWTQNETPGSAPVWADQGACGGSTTPPPTSCNHPAWVAGQFYAAGSIVRYTDGKYYVAEHDNPGYDPVISTWYWDPYTKCDGGPTTTNPPQPGGFVVSEAVFQQMFPNRNPFYTYAGLTAALRSYPAFANTGSDTVKRQEAAAFLANVNHETGGLVHIVEQNQANYPHYCDKSQPYGCPAGQAAYYGRGPIQLSWNFNYKAAGDALGLPLLTNPYLVQNDPAVAWQTGLWYWNTQNGPGTMTPHNAMVNGHGFGQTIRSINGALECDGRNPAQVQSRVNAYQRFAGLLGVSPGNNLTC, from the coding sequence GTGTCCAGAATCCGCGTGGTGGCGGCGATCGCCACCATCGTGGTCGGGGCGGCGCTGACCGTCGCGGTGGCCACGACCACGGCCACCGCCGCCACCTGTGCGACCGCCTGGAGCCCGTCCACCGCCTACACCGGCGGCGCGACGGCGTCCCACAACGGTCACAACTGGTCGGCGAAGTGGTGGACCCAGAACGAGACGCCGGGCTCGGCGCCGGTCTGGGCCGACCAGGGCGCCTGCGGCGGCTCCACGACGCCACCGCCCACGTCGTGCAACCACCCGGCCTGGGTGGCCGGGCAGTTCTACGCCGCGGGCAGCATCGTCCGGTACACCGACGGCAAGTACTACGTCGCCGAGCACGACAACCCCGGCTACGACCCGGTGATCTCCACCTGGTACTGGGACCCGTACACCAAGTGCGACGGCGGGCCGACCACCACGAACCCGCCCCAGCCCGGTGGTTTCGTCGTCTCCGAGGCCGTCTTCCAGCAGATGTTCCCGAACCGGAACCCGTTCTACACCTACGCCGGCCTGACGGCGGCGCTCCGCTCCTACCCGGCTTTCGCGAACACCGGCAGCGACACCGTGAAGCGGCAGGAGGCGGCGGCCTTCCTGGCCAACGTCAACCACGAGACCGGCGGCCTGGTGCACATCGTGGAGCAGAACCAGGCCAACTACCCGCACTACTGCGACAAGTCCCAGCCCTACGGCTGCCCGGCGGGGCAGGCGGCGTACTACGGTCGCGGCCCGATCCAGCTCAGCTGGAACTTCAACTACAAGGCGGCCGGCGACGCGCTGGGCCTGCCGCTGCTGACCAACCCGTACCTGGTGCAGAACGACCCGGCGGTCGCCTGGCAGACCGGCCTCTGGTACTGGAACACCCAGAACGGGCCCGGCACCATGACCCCGCACAACGCGATGGTCAACGGCCACGGTTTCGGCCAGACGATCCGCAGCATCAACGGCGCGCTGGAGTGCGACGGCCGCAACCCCGCTCAGGTGCAGAGCCGCGTCAACGCCTACCAGCGGTTCGCGGGTCTGCTGGGCGTCTCGCCCGGCAACAACCTGACCTGCTGA
- a CDS encoding helix-turn-helix transcriptional regulator → MNMPARMLRLLSLLQGRRGWTGAELAGRLGVTDRTVRRDIDRLRELGYPVEGTTGTAGGYRLASGRDLPPLLLDDDEAVAVAVGLRTAAGVDGIEDSAVRALAKVEQVLPDRLRRRIRAVGAAIARIPLGDGPVSDPAALGVLAAACRDREVVRFAHRGVERKVEPVKLVTAVRRWYLLAYDPAKRDWRTFRVDRMGTPTPTGHRFPARRPPEEPAAFVARALTTAPCRYAATALVRAPADVVAARLVVALPGKVVPVTARTCRVHLRANAIEPIAADLLLIGADYALDAPDDVRAALAACARRLTGTRPDPPAAPGSR, encoded by the coding sequence ATGAACATGCCCGCGCGGATGTTGCGACTCTTGTCACTCCTCCAGGGCCGGCGCGGGTGGACCGGCGCGGAGCTGGCCGGCCGGCTCGGCGTGACCGACCGGACGGTGCGGCGCGACATCGACCGGCTGCGGGAGCTGGGCTACCCCGTCGAGGGCACGACGGGCACGGCGGGCGGCTACCGGCTGGCGTCCGGGCGGGACCTGCCGCCGCTGCTGCTCGACGACGACGAGGCGGTGGCCGTCGCCGTGGGGCTGCGCACCGCCGCCGGCGTCGACGGCATCGAGGACAGCGCGGTCCGGGCGCTGGCCAAGGTCGAGCAGGTGCTGCCGGACCGGCTGCGGCGGCGGATCAGGGCGGTCGGCGCGGCCATCGCCCGGATACCGCTGGGCGACGGCCCGGTGTCCGACCCGGCGGCGCTGGGCGTGCTGGCGGCGGCGTGCCGGGACCGGGAGGTGGTGCGGTTCGCGCACCGCGGCGTCGAGCGGAAGGTCGAGCCCGTCAAGCTCGTCACCGCGGTGCGCCGGTGGTACCTGCTCGCCTACGACCCGGCCAAGCGGGACTGGCGGACGTTCCGCGTCGACCGGATGGGCACGCCCACGCCGACCGGCCACCGGTTCCCGGCGCGTCGGCCACCCGAGGAGCCGGCCGCCTTCGTGGCGCGCGCGCTGACCACCGCGCCCTGCCGGTACGCGGCGACCGCGCTGGTGCGGGCGCCCGCCGACGTCGTCGCGGCCCGGCTCGTGGTGGCGCTGCCGGGCAAGGTGGTACCGGTGACCGCCCGCACGTGCCGCGTCCACCTGCGCGCGAACGCCATCGAGCCCATCGCCGCCGACCTGCTGCTGATCGGCGCCGACTACGCGCTCGACGCGCCGGACGACGTGCGCGCGGCGCTGGCCGCGTGCGCCCGGCGGCTCACCGGTACGCGTCCTGACCCGCCGGCCGCACCAGGATCTCGTTGA
- a CDS encoding LacI family DNA-binding transcriptional regulator — MAARQVTLAEVAEHAGVSLATASRVLNGSTRQVGDELRDRVRGAADDLGYLPNASAQALARNSSVLVGLVVHDIADPYFSGIAAGVTRVAEQAGLVVALGTTGRDADREVHLVTALRAHRPRALVVAGSRTTDRHAVGRLAAELAAFADQGGRVACVSQARLGVDAVVPANRGGARALARELVGLGHRRFAVLAGPPDLVVARDRVAGFRAGLADAGVGGPTALHCAFSRDGGYAAVADLLAARTGATCVFAVNDVMAAGAVAALRHRGVRVPEDVSVAGFDDIPTMRDLVPGLSTVRLPLEEMGERAARLVLDDACGPPRTVRVAGEVVLRASTSSPTGSGLR; from the coding sequence GTGGCAGCGCGGCAGGTCACGCTGGCCGAGGTGGCCGAGCACGCGGGCGTCTCGCTCGCGACGGCCTCCCGCGTGCTCAACGGCAGCACCCGCCAGGTCGGCGACGAGCTGCGCGACCGCGTCCGGGGCGCGGCGGACGACCTCGGCTACCTCCCGAACGCCTCGGCCCAGGCGCTGGCCCGCAACAGCAGCGTCCTGGTCGGCCTGGTGGTCCACGACATCGCCGACCCGTACTTCTCGGGCATCGCCGCCGGCGTGACCCGCGTCGCCGAGCAGGCCGGCCTGGTCGTCGCGCTCGGCACCACCGGCCGTGACGCCGACCGCGAGGTGCACCTGGTCACGGCGTTGCGGGCGCACCGGCCGCGGGCGCTGGTGGTCGCGGGCAGCCGCACCACCGACCGGCACGCCGTGGGCAGGCTCGCCGCCGAACTCGCCGCGTTCGCCGACCAGGGCGGCCGGGTCGCGTGCGTCTCGCAGGCCAGGCTGGGCGTCGACGCGGTGGTGCCCGCGAACCGGGGCGGCGCGCGGGCGTTGGCGCGGGAGCTGGTCGGGCTGGGGCACCGCCGGTTCGCCGTGCTCGCCGGGCCGCCGGACCTGGTCGTGGCGCGCGACCGCGTGGCCGGGTTCCGGGCGGGTCTCGCCGACGCGGGCGTCGGCGGGCCGACCGCGCTGCACTGCGCGTTCAGCCGGGACGGCGGGTACGCGGCGGTGGCCGACCTGCTCGCCGCGCGGACCGGCGCGACCTGCGTGTTCGCCGTGAACGACGTGATGGCGGCGGGCGCGGTGGCGGCGCTGCGGCACCGCGGCGTGCGGGTGCCCGAGGACGTGTCCGTCGCGGGGTTCGACGACATCCCGACCATGCGCGACCTGGTGCCCGGCCTGAGCACGGTCCGGCTGCCGCTGGAGGAGATGGGCGAACGGGCCGCGCGGCTGGTGCTGGACGACGCCTGCGGCCCACCGCGCACGGTCCGCGTGGCGGGCGAGGTGGTGCTGCGCGCGAGCACGTCGTCACCCACCGGATCCGGACTGCGCTGA
- a CDS encoding Dyp-type peroxidase — translation MTELLHLHAERRGVRPPLRGSREIQGNVLAAFNKDYQQFRFVRFTDARLGRTWLAAMLGHVSVTADVEDFNEAFSLGRALFGGDPRSLRATWTNLSLTPAGLLRLAVNPEAVERDLRARDPELVEGAEARAAFTGDDPEEWRFGRDDAPVHAVVTVASDTGERLQALDALLDLLDDLLGVVKVHVENAGTLPGEHRGREHFGYKDGISQPGVRDFHEEDPNRPGHRLGHAGALLVAPGEFVFGYDTERGDEGDRTARWLRDGSIQVVRRLTQDVRGWRRAVEEHAAALGTTAEEAGALLIGRHRDGRPLASPAAGAPGLGPDRNDFDYADDPRGASTPCAAHIRKTNPRSFTFRDPRQRRILRRGVPFGPPYDADPRAERGLVFVAHCTSIKEQFEFQQRVWAGNPDFAGGEDGAPTGTDPVIGGAGEARFETPEAAATLTFHRFVRTTGALYALVPSISTLRLLAAGRELPR, via the coding sequence ATGACCGAGCTGCTGCACTTGCACGCCGAGCGGCGGGGCGTGCGGCCGCCCCTGCGGGGGTCGCGGGAGATCCAGGGCAACGTGCTGGCCGCGTTCAACAAGGACTACCAGCAGTTCCGGTTCGTGCGGTTCACCGACGCGCGGCTGGGGCGTACGTGGCTCGCCGCCATGCTGGGCCACGTCTCGGTCACCGCGGACGTGGAGGACTTCAACGAGGCGTTCTCGCTGGGCCGCGCCCTGTTCGGCGGCGACCCGCGGAGCCTGCGGGCCACCTGGACCAACCTGTCGCTGACGCCGGCGGGCCTGCTCCGGCTGGCCGTGAACCCCGAGGCCGTCGAACGCGACCTGCGGGCGCGCGACCCGGAGCTGGTCGAGGGTGCCGAGGCGCGGGCCGCGTTCACCGGGGACGACCCGGAGGAGTGGCGGTTCGGCCGGGACGACGCGCCGGTCCACGCCGTGGTCACGGTCGCCTCGGACACCGGCGAGCGGCTCCAGGCCCTCGACGCGCTGCTCGACCTGCTGGACGACCTGCTGGGCGTGGTCAAGGTGCACGTGGAGAACGCGGGCACGCTGCCCGGCGAGCACCGCGGCCGGGAGCACTTCGGGTACAAGGACGGCATCTCGCAGCCGGGGGTGCGGGACTTCCACGAGGAGGACCCGAATCGTCCGGGGCACCGGCTGGGGCACGCGGGCGCGCTGCTGGTCGCGCCGGGCGAGTTCGTGTTCGGCTACGACACCGAGCGCGGCGACGAGGGCGACCGGACGGCGCGGTGGTTGCGGGACGGGTCGATCCAGGTCGTCCGGCGGCTGACGCAGGACGTGCGGGGCTGGCGGCGGGCGGTCGAGGAGCACGCCGCGGCGCTGGGCACCACCGCCGAGGAGGCGGGCGCGCTGCTGATCGGGCGGCACCGCGACGGCCGCCCGCTGGCCTCGCCCGCCGCGGGCGCGCCGGGCCTCGGGCCGGACCGCAACGACTTCGACTACGCCGACGACCCGCGTGGCGCGAGCACGCCGTGCGCGGCGCACATCCGCAAGACCAACCCGCGCTCGTTCACCTTCCGCGACCCGCGCCAGCGGCGCATCCTGCGGCGCGGCGTCCCGTTCGGGCCGCCGTACGACGCGGACCCGCGCGCCGAGCGCGGGCTGGTGTTCGTCGCCCACTGCACGTCGATCAAGGAGCAGTTCGAGTTCCAGCAGCGGGTCTGGGCGGGCAACCCGGACTTCGCGGGCGGCGAGGACGGCGCGCCCACCGGCACCGACCCGGTGATCGGCGGCGCCGGCGAGGCCCGGTTCGAGACGCCGGAGGCCGCCGCGACCCTGACGTTCCACCGGTTCGTCCGCACGACGGGCGCGCTGTACGCCCTCGTCCCGTCGATCAGCACGCTCCGGCTGCTGGCGGCGGGTCGGGAGCTGCCCCGGTAG
- a CDS encoding alpha/beta fold hydrolase → MTTYVLIPGACHGGWYYDPITTELRDLGHEVHAPTLSRDGNLEEHTEQVLELVADLDEVVLAGHSYGGMVITTVADRAPEKVKALVYVDAVVPAHDQSVWDLVNGPLREWYITGAAADGRTVAPLPVFDPRAFAHPLASLLQRARLTGAVDKITDRWYLYAKNMPNSPFTRFRDRFRDDPTWRVRDLDATHNFIDGGAAEFLDVLKAAGGAA, encoded by the coding sequence ATGACGACCTACGTGCTGATCCCCGGCGCCTGCCACGGCGGCTGGTACTACGACCCGATCACCACCGAGCTGCGCGACCTCGGCCACGAGGTGCACGCGCCGACCCTGAGCCGGGACGGGAACCTGGAGGAGCACACCGAGCAGGTGCTGGAGCTGGTGGCGGACCTGGACGAGGTGGTCCTGGCCGGGCACAGCTACGGCGGCATGGTGATCACCACCGTCGCGGACCGCGCGCCGGAGAAGGTGAAGGCCCTCGTCTACGTCGACGCGGTGGTGCCCGCGCACGACCAGTCGGTGTGGGACCTGGTCAACGGCCCGCTCCGCGAGTGGTACATCACCGGCGCGGCGGCGGACGGCCGCACGGTCGCGCCGCTGCCGGTCTTCGATCCCCGCGCCTTCGCCCACCCGCTGGCGTCGCTGCTCCAGCGGGCGCGGTTGACCGGCGCCGTCGACAAGATCACCGATCGCTGGTACCTGTACGCGAAGAACATGCCGAACAGCCCGTTCACGCGGTTCCGCGACAGGTTCCGGGACGACCCGACGTGGCGGGTGCGCGACCTCGACGCGACGCACAACTTCATCGACGGCGGCGCGGCGGAGTTCCTCGACGTCCTCAAGGCCGCGGGCGGCGCGGCCTGA
- a CDS encoding hemolysin family protein has product MNGVLVSVLGLVAVVALTIGTFIAVAAEFSLTALERSTVESHLATVGDAKARTVDKAHRSLSFQLSGAQLAITFTTLITGYIAEPAIARLVSPALTAVGLPEAVAAPVSLVVALALATALSMVFGELVPKNLAIAKPLETARAVAGVQAGFSAVFRWLITGLNGAANGLVRGLGVEPADELASARSPQELGALIRSSAEHGTIDPGTATLLDRSLRFGDRTADELMTPRVRVESLRADATVLDLLAKARETGFSRFPVYHGDLDEVRGMVHVKQAFSVPRAQRATTPVSALTRPVQTVPETLSGDALLDRLRASGLQTALVVDEYGGTAGLVTLEDLVEEIVGDVRDEHDRREGAPVRALGRDSWLMSGLLRDDEVFEATGFRMPSGDYETLAGLVLAHLGRIPDVADEIRVDGWRITVVSMDRHRVAELRVESPTEVAR; this is encoded by the coding sequence GTGAACGGGGTCCTGGTCAGCGTGCTCGGCCTGGTCGCCGTCGTGGCGCTGACCATCGGCACGTTCATCGCGGTCGCCGCCGAGTTCTCCCTGACCGCGCTGGAGCGCAGCACGGTCGAGTCGCACCTCGCCACCGTCGGCGACGCGAAGGCGCGCACGGTGGACAAGGCGCACCGCTCGCTGTCGTTCCAGCTCTCCGGCGCGCAGCTGGCGATCACCTTCACCACGCTCATCACCGGCTACATCGCCGAACCGGCCATCGCCCGGCTGGTGTCGCCCGCGCTGACCGCCGTCGGCCTGCCGGAAGCGGTGGCGGCACCGGTCTCGCTGGTCGTCGCGCTGGCCCTGGCGACCGCGCTGTCGATGGTGTTCGGCGAGCTGGTGCCGAAGAACCTCGCGATCGCCAAGCCGCTGGAGACGGCGCGGGCCGTCGCGGGCGTCCAGGCCGGGTTCTCCGCCGTGTTCCGCTGGCTGATCACCGGCCTCAACGGCGCGGCGAACGGGCTGGTGCGGGGGCTGGGCGTGGAGCCGGCCGACGAGCTGGCGTCGGCGCGCTCGCCGCAGGAGCTGGGCGCGCTGATCCGCTCCAGCGCCGAGCACGGCACGATCGACCCCGGCACGGCGACGCTGCTGGACCGCTCGCTGCGGTTCGGCGACCGCACCGCCGACGAGCTGATGACGCCGCGCGTGCGGGTCGAGTCGCTGCGCGCCGACGCGACCGTGCTGGACCTGCTGGCCAAGGCGCGGGAGACGGGCTTCTCCCGGTTCCCGGTCTACCACGGCGACCTGGACGAGGTGCGCGGCATGGTGCACGTGAAGCAGGCGTTCAGCGTGCCGCGCGCGCAGCGCGCCACGACGCCGGTGTCGGCGCTGACCAGGCCGGTGCAGACGGTGCCGGAGACGCTGTCCGGCGACGCCCTGCTGGACCGGCTGCGCGCGTCGGGGCTCCAGACGGCGCTGGTGGTGGACGAGTACGGCGGCACCGCCGGCCTGGTCACGCTGGAGGACCTGGTCGAGGAGATCGTCGGCGACGTGCGCGACGAGCACGACCGCCGGGAGGGCGCGCCGGTCCGGGCGCTGGGCCGCGACAGCTGGCTGATGTCCGGCCTGCTGCGCGACGACGAGGTGTTCGAGGCGACCGGTTTCCGGATGCCGTCCGGCGACTACGAGACGCTGGCCGGCCTGGTCCTGGCGCACCTGGGCCGCATACCGGACGTGGCGGACGAGATCCGCGTCGACGGCTGGCGGATCACCGTGGTGTCGATGGACCGGCACCGGGTGGCCGAGCTGCGCGTCGAGTCGCCGACGGAGGTGGCGCGGTGA
- a CDS encoding alpha/beta fold hydrolase, with the protein MTERMLSVNGIDLCAETFGSPDDPAVLLVMGATGSMLLWEDDFCARPAAHGRHVIRYDHRDTGRSTAYPPGEPGYAFEDLVADAVGVLDALGVARAHVVGLSMGGGIGQLIALEHPERVLTLTLVAAGPTGPGHPDLPPVAPSPVAHFAAGGTPEPDWSSRESVVEHLVAAERPFRGPRPVDEDAARAPAGRVFDRSPHPASAANHTRLGGDGPWRHRLGEVRARTLVLHGDADPLVPPGHGEAPAAEIPDATLVVLPDTGHELPRGVWDLVIERLVEHTA; encoded by the coding sequence GTGACGGAACGGATGCTGAGCGTCAACGGGATCGACCTGTGCGCGGAGACCTTCGGGTCGCCGGACGACCCGGCCGTGCTGCTGGTCATGGGCGCGACCGGGTCGATGCTCCTGTGGGAGGACGACTTCTGCGCGCGGCCGGCGGCGCACGGGCGGCACGTGATCCGCTACGACCACCGCGACACCGGGCGGTCCACCGCCTACCCGCCGGGCGAACCCGGTTACGCGTTCGAGGACCTCGTCGCGGACGCGGTCGGCGTGCTGGACGCGCTGGGCGTCGCGCGGGCCCACGTGGTCGGCCTGTCGATGGGCGGCGGCATCGGGCAGTTGATCGCCCTGGAGCACCCGGAGCGCGTGCTCACGCTGACCCTGGTCGCCGCCGGCCCGACGGGGCCCGGCCACCCGGACCTCCCGCCCGTGGCGCCGTCCCCGGTGGCGCACTTCGCGGCGGGCGGCACACCGGAGCCGGACTGGTCGTCGCGCGAGTCGGTGGTCGAGCACCTGGTCGCGGCCGAGCGCCCGTTCCGGGGACCGCGCCCGGTCGACGAGGACGCGGCCCGCGCGCCGGCCGGGCGGGTGTTCGACCGCTCGCCCCACCCGGCGTCCGCCGCCAACCACACGCGGCTGGGCGGCGACGGGCCGTGGCGGCACCGGCTGGGCGAGGTGCGGGCGCGGACGCTGGTCCTGCACGGCGACGCCGACCCGCTGGTCCCGCCGGGGCACGGGGAAGCGCCGGCGGCGGAGATCCCCGACGCGACCCTGGTGGTGCTGCCGGACACCGGGCACGAACTGCCGAGGGGCGTGTGGGACCTGGTGATCGAGCGGCTGGTCGAGCACACGGCGTGA
- a CDS encoding zinc-binding dehydrogenase — protein MRAVWLTGFGGPEVLVAGDAPEPEAGPGQVLVEVAYANTTFVETQYRRSGQGPFTARPPAILGNGVGGVVTRVGPGADPGLLGRPVVASTGGQGGYAERAAVDAAGAVVVPDGVPLDAAVALLADGRTALLNLRAVGPVAGRRVLVLAAAGGVGTLLVQAAKAGGAVVVGAAGGARKGDVVRELGADEVVDYLAADWPTRVEPVDVLFDGVGGATARSAFELLAPGGRMLSYGLAGGEWADVDPARAAERGVTLVRGSRPTPEQLRELVATALRQAAEGVLRPVVGQRFPLERAADAHAAIESRGTVGKTLLEVR, from the coding sequence ATGCGCGCGGTGTGGTTGACGGGGTTCGGCGGTCCCGAGGTGCTGGTGGCGGGTGACGCGCCGGAGCCCGAGGCCGGGCCGGGGCAGGTGCTGGTGGAGGTGGCCTACGCCAACACCACCTTCGTCGAGACGCAGTACCGGCGCAGCGGGCAGGGGCCGTTCACCGCGCGACCGCCCGCGATCCTCGGCAACGGCGTGGGCGGCGTCGTGACGCGCGTCGGACCCGGAGCGGACCCGGGGCTGCTCGGCCGGCCGGTCGTCGCGTCGACCGGCGGGCAGGGCGGCTACGCCGAGCGGGCGGCGGTGGACGCGGCGGGCGCCGTCGTCGTGCCGGACGGGGTGCCGCTGGACGCGGCGGTCGCGCTGCTGGCCGACGGCCGGACGGCGCTGCTCAACCTCCGCGCGGTCGGCCCGGTGGCGGGCCGGCGGGTGCTGGTGCTCGCGGCGGCGGGCGGCGTCGGCACGCTGCTCGTGCAGGCGGCGAAGGCCGGTGGCGCGGTCGTGGTCGGCGCGGCGGGCGGCGCGCGCAAGGGAGACGTCGTGCGCGAGCTGGGCGCGGACGAGGTGGTCGACTACCTCGCCGCCGACTGGCCGACGCGGGTCGAGCCGGTGGACGTGCTCTTCGACGGCGTCGGCGGCGCGACGGCCCGCTCGGCGTTCGAGCTGCTCGCACCCGGCGGCCGGATGCTCAGCTACGGCCTCGCCGGCGGCGAGTGGGCCGACGTCGACCCGGCGCGGGCCGCCGAGCGGGGTGTGACGCTGGTGCGCGGTTCCCGGCCGACGCCGGAACAGCTGCGGGAACTGGTCGCCACCGCGCTGCGCCAAGCCGCCGAGGGCGTGCTGCGGCCGGTCGTCGGGCAGCGGTTCCCGCTGGAGCGCGCGGCCGACGCGCACGCCGCCATCGAATCCCGCGGCACCGTCGGCAAGACGCTGTTGGAGGTGCGCTGA
- a CDS encoding LLM class flavin-dependent oxidoreductase, producing the protein MDVGVTLPGHGADLVAHAQHAEGLGLESLWHGDHLIPVNPFLDATLVHATVAAVTTRIKLGFGVLVPALRGPAWAAKQIATLQHLSGDRVLLGVGSGGEAHGEAAWHAVGVPFAERGARTDAALEVLPRLVRGEPVELHGEPVALRPGATMPPVLVGGGTAAALRRAARFGDHWYPAFVPRRSVASGVRRLAELAAAHGRPAPGVTVGVSVALGDVPASVVDGRVRGMTDYGLPEDVAREVVVTGSVAQAAERFAALADAGADRIVAMPFTEDRFRQVELVAEATVAM; encoded by the coding sequence ATGGACGTCGGTGTCACGCTGCCCGGCCACGGCGCGGACCTCGTCGCCCACGCCCAGCACGCCGAGGGCCTCGGGCTGGAGTCGCTGTGGCACGGCGACCATCTGATCCCCGTGAACCCGTTCCTGGACGCCACGCTGGTGCACGCGACGGTCGCCGCCGTCACGACCCGGATCAAGCTCGGGTTCGGCGTGCTGGTGCCGGCGTTGCGCGGGCCGGCGTGGGCGGCCAAGCAGATCGCGACCCTGCAACACCTCTCCGGCGACCGCGTGCTGCTCGGCGTGGGCAGCGGCGGCGAGGCGCACGGCGAGGCCGCGTGGCACGCGGTGGGCGTGCCGTTCGCCGAGCGCGGCGCGCGCACCGACGCCGCGTTGGAGGTACTGCCCCGGCTGGTCCGCGGCGAACCCGTCGAACTGCACGGCGAACCGGTCGCGCTGCGGCCCGGCGCGACCATGCCGCCGGTGCTCGTCGGCGGCGGCACGGCCGCCGCGCTGCGCCGCGCCGCCAGGTTCGGCGACCACTGGTACCCGGCGTTCGTGCCGCGGCGGTCCGTCGCGTCGGGTGTGCGGCGGCTGGCGGAGTTGGCCGCCGCGCACGGCCGACCCGCGCCGGGCGTGACGGTCGGCGTGAGCGTGGCGCTCGGCGACGTGCCCGCGTCGGTGGTCGACGGGCGCGTCCGGGGGATGACCGACTACGGGCTGCCCGAGGACGTGGCCCGCGAGGTGGTCGTCACCGGGTCGGTCGCGCAGGCCGCCGAGCGGTTCGCCGCCCTCGCCGACGCGGGCGCGGACCGGATCGTCGCGATGCCGTTCACCGAGGACCGGTTCCGCCAGGTCGAACTGGTCGCCGAGGCTACCGTGGCGATGTGA